From a single Brassica napus cultivar Da-Ae chromosome C9, Da-Ae, whole genome shotgun sequence genomic region:
- the LOC125593475 gene encoding uncharacterized protein At3g60930, chloroplastic-like isoform X1 has protein sequence MVSSDFPTTLRDFYQIPSGVVFRIPNGNESAKNPPEGFITCYEAFLVYCHMWFPIPDTIVRTLRHFGLSISQLSVLAFQHWLGVLILSYELGMDLNPGDFEGFWFTRGTGIDGSYRMAPKKGMAIIQGHTSHPKAWFERFFFVRIDGESVEESYLHLFRREWNFTRVNRILPPTPADIFAKRDLLRSRPFFWNSFTVDRIRSAVELHRSRAFSQPLDVPYGVEPVIDVLPAQKQRIRSRKGKGVASENVLGNLPLPEWNPGFSPGERSGTSEVLLPSDFFADLPPGFTTHKSLDEESRRKVVAEGSSLINEVYPLNFDLNYIYIYFFFLFPFPILSLCRG, from the exons ATGGTCTCTTCCGACTTCCCCACGACTCTCAGGGACTTTTACCAGATCCCAAGTGGAGTCGTATTTCGGATCCCGAATGGCAACGAGAGTGCGAAGAACCCTCCGGAAGGTTTCATTACTTGCTACGAGGCCTTCCTGGTGTATTGCCATATGTGGTTTCCGATCCCTGATACCATCGTCCGCACGCTTCGCCACTTTGGGCTTTCGATCAGCCAGCTAAGCGTTCTGGCCTTCCAGCATTGGCTTGGCGTGTTGATCTTGAGTTACGAGCTAGGAATGGACCTTAACCCTGGCGACTTTGAGGGATTTTGGTTTACGAGAGGAACGGGGATCGATGGCTCATACCGCATGGCGCCAAAGAAGGGTATGGCTATAATTCAGGGGCACACTTCACATCCTAAGGCATGGTTCGAGCGCTTTTTCTTTGTCCGGATAGATGGGGAGTCTGTCGAGGAGAGCTACCTCCACCTATTCCGTCGGGAGTGGAACTTCACCCGTG TGAACAGGATCCTTCCGCCGACTCCTGCCGATATTTTTGCCAAGCGAGATCTTCTCCGCAGCAGGCCATTCTTCTGGAATTCCTTTACCGTCGATCGGATTCGAAGCGCGGTGGAGCTCCATCGATCTCGAGCCTTCTCTCAACCTCTGGACGTTCCGTATGGCGTAGAACCGGTCATTGATGTCCTGCCTGCTCAGAAGCAGAGAATCAGGTCTCGGAAAGGCAAGGGAGTTGCCTCCGAGAACGTCTTGGGAAATCTTCCACTGCCAGAATGGAACCCTGGTTTCTCCCCAGGGGAAAGGAGTGGAACCAGCGAGGTTCTCCTTCCCAGCGACTTTTTCGCCGACCTTCCTCCCGGTTTTACTACTCATAAGTCGCTGGACGAAGAGTCGAGGAGGAAAGTAGTCGCCGAAGGCTCCAGCTTAATCAACgaggtttatcctttgaactttgatctaaattatatatatatatattttttttttttgtttccctttCCGATCTTAAGTTTGTGCAGGGGATGA
- the LOC125593475 gene encoding uncharacterized protein LOC125593475 isoform X2: MRVFNAALDGSFRESRISHFKAEEAERELFRFRKEVKEQSRRQAELHSRALVRAGRRGKRAIVAEMKRRAALFASQFESFKDAQKFVGDFRECRGSVATLYESQKEDFSFPAEVAEMSGVINGCAHAESLVPPIEGRVRQLWDSIKVSEDTAEAGTGVGDEGAGVADGELDQPVSSFGISMSGFLDFEL, translated from the coding sequence ATGAGGGTGTTCAATGCGGCGCTCGACGGAAGTTTCCGGGAATCGCGTATCTCTCACTTCAAAGCCGAGGAGGCTGAAAGGGAACTCTTTCGGTTTCGGAAGGAGGTCAAAGAACAGAGCCGGAGACAGGCTGAGCTCCATTCTCGGGCCCTTGTCCGTGCGGggaggagaggaaagagagcgaTTGTCGCTGAAATGAAGCGGAGGGCTGCTTTGTTTGCCAGCCAATTCGAGAGCTTTAAGGATGCTCAAAAATTCGTGGGTGATTTCCGCGAGTGTCGTGGCTCGGTTGCTACCCTCTACGAATCGCAGAAAGAAGACTTCTCTTTTCCTGCCGAGGTTGCCGAGATGTCGGGTGTTATTAACGGGTGTGCCCATGCCGAATCCTTGGTTCCTCCGATCGAAGGAAGGGTCCGACAGCTTTGGGACTCCATCAAGGTCTCGGAGGACACGGCGGAAGCGGGAACCGGTGTCGGTGATGAAGGTGCCGGAGTTGCGGACGGAGAGCTGGATCAGCCAGTGAGCTCGTTCGGGATCTCCATGTCCGGGTTCCTCGACTTCGAGCTGTGA